The genomic window TACAAATTATTTGACTGCAGGTCACTTATGAATCATTAAATCTAAGGGGAGAACCCTGCTAAACATGGAGTAAAAAGCTAGAGCAATAACCTTCTTAATTCTTAATAGTTTAAACTTTGACTTCAGCGATAGACATCTTTTGAAGTCATCAGATCCATTAAGTGTCATAGCTAAAGTCAAACTGAGTCAGAAACAAAGGCGTATTATTTTGACCAAGTGGGAGGTGAACAAAGATTATTGGAAAGTGTGATCATCACCATTTCTGCCCAAGATATTGAAGATAGAGTAATTTATTGCACCATTAAAAGATGAGATGCGCTGTTGAATTTGTTTTCATATCATGGTTGCTCGATAACAACTTGAACCAAACAAAGATAGTGAAAGATAGGAAGTATAAAACCTAATAATAAGTAAATTAATTGCTCACACTTTGTAGCTTGAAGGAAGTCCCTGCTGGGCTGAAAATGATCCAAAACTACTGATACGACTGTTGGTTTATGCTGGATGTCTATAAGAAATAGTCCTTTACTCACTGGGTCGGAGCGCTGGAAGGGAGCAGTGACGATCGAGCCATTGCATTGTGGTCTGACACAGCTCTGCTCTGCTTGTAGTTAACACCATCCCATTGAAAGACTCAAAGAGAGGCTTGATAATGATGCTGAACTATAACAGATGACGGTCAAGGATCGGTTATACTGCAGAGTGAGACAAATGCAATTCGGCCTGACCGACTGTTTGAGTTTTTTCTAACGTGCATTTAGCTTTGATCACTTCATGCTTCAATCTTCGAGTGGCTTGAACTCAAAAGTATGCAACTAACAAAATCAGAGATTGATTTGAAACAAGATTAGTTCAACAACATGACTACTGCATTTGGTAGATAACAACAAATAACAGCAATTCCCCTTCTAAAACACAGTCCGACTGGTAAAATTGTCAATGTACATTTTTGGTCATTATCATATTTTTAACCCTCTAGGCACTGTGGCCACTGAATAAGGTTTAAAAGAAGTCTGTCTATATAACCTTGAATAACAGTGGCTTGGTTTTTCttggtgttttaaagtgtttcagTTGTGTAACATTTACTTTCTATTAAGTATTCCGACTGTGACATAGGATTTATATTCACGTATCAGTCTGATCTGAACAAGATGTCTCCAAAAGCCAAATGCTCACACTAACTATACTCTCTTATTATTATGCAGAAAACAGTGTCAGAGCTCCTTTATTGAAGGATACAATCCAGAACTTCCAGTTCTGAAAAGTGCGGTTCTTTACATATTCATTGAACCTCTCCTGCATTCGCTCAAACCGATTTTGCCTGATAGGGACCCCTGTTGCAGGCAGCTGCTCCTGACACAAGCTGTGGTTAAGCAGAAACAAGAGACAGAAACAGTTGAGAATGAATGTGTTGAGTGCACATTGAGTATAGCAGAAGAGTGGTGACACATATACAAGTTTTAACATACCTAATGGAGGAGTTGAtctcctctatctcctctcGTAGCCTCTTGACCTCTTCCAGCATCTGCTGCCTCTCCTGTTGGAGCTTCCAAATGTGATCCATGGTCTTCTGCAACGTGACTGCATTAGTGATCTAAATGCAGAAAGTGCATTAATGTGGTAGGAAGGGAGAGTAAATAAAATACTTAGAGCTATATATAAAGCAAAAACtgtgcacaaaaataaaaatagtgacatcccaaaattaatatttttatgACGACACAGACTTACATTTGATTGTGACTTTAGAGTGGGAACCAGGTTGCAGAGTGTTTTAAAGCCAATGTTTATGTTTGATCGTCTCTTTTGCTCAGAAGATGTGCATGTTGTCCTCCGGCTCTGTCACACATCAGTAATGGAAATATTACACACAGGATTACTGTGTCTCAATTCATTTTTAGCATGGGGGTTTATGGTTAACGCACATTAACAAAAAGTgccatttcattttcataaagaaaaaagaaaatcaacgATTGCCAAAGCCTGTGAAGGCCAATATGtcattcaaataataatatccACTCAAAAATGTATCTAACACACTCGCAAATTTAtgttaagaaaaataaacacacaaacctgaTTTTGTTCATTCTTTACCAGAGGTAtagtgctgctgctgatgatcaGTGACTGGGGACTAGGAACTTGATCTAACCCATGTGGTGATCCTTCAGCTGATCCTGGTTGACTGTgacctggaaaaaaacaaaacaaaacacttggAACAAGTTGTGGGCTTTGAGTTATGGTGTACTTTCTGGGTGGAGTTAAGTCTCACCGACACTAGAGGAGGCTTTCTGACTTTTGCAGCTGGAAGACCTTTCTTTGGGGACAATCGGCTGGGGAGACTTCTGTGTCTGAGACAAAACGTGAAATCCAGGAGTCTGAgatgcatgaaaaaaagaatacaaaataaaaagcggTGCAGATATGATCTTTCTATAACTTTGTAACTTATCACCTTAGTTTTAATTTCACACCTATGAATTCTGCACAATAGCAGAACAAACAATGAAATGTAAATGCTGCagttttgtaattttcttttggCAAGTCAATACTGTGAGGACCCACTGTTGCGTAAGATCTAAAAACATACCCCTCCAAGTTGAGAAGGAGTGATGATCACTCCAGTAGTACGGACCACATCTGCTTTCAGAGGCGATGGTGTAATAATTACAGCATTAGCATGACCTGGGAAAGGGGCTGAGAGGATAAACATTGGCAGTAAGTTTTATGTCCATACAAGAATTAGCTATATTTGTTTACAACTGGatttcctctgacttttccatctttaattttaatttaatatcttGATTTTACaaagttattttaaaacaaaaccaaGTGGCACACTAGTGGTTAGGTGGTTTGGGTTAAGAAAGGCAAGAGCGCTATCTTGTGGTGATTAAGTTACAGTAACAAAGCTCCTCTTACAGATGCAtgccattatccgaaccgcttatcctattcagggtcgcggggcgctggagccgatcccagctgacattgggcgaaggcggggttcacctggacaggtcgccagtttatcacagggcacatatatagagacacacaaccattcacacctacgggcaatttagagtttccaattaacctgagctgcatgtctttggactgtgaacatgcaaactccacagaGAAGAACTGCCCGGGATCTttctgtgaggtgacagtgctagccactacaccaccgtgtaGCCCTCCTCTTACAGATCAACAATGTTAAATGCACAATTGCAGAACGAAAATCTGGATCTTGAGACCAGAAAAAACAGACCTGTGAGGATGAGGTGGGAGGAGGCAAGGGTGTTAGCAGGAGCAATCCTTTGCACAGGGCGGATTTTGTTGGCACTGGATGACTGAAAGGGGCGAGGCAGGGCAAAGGTTTGAGGGTGGTGGACAGACGTGGCAGTTAATGGAGCCAAGGGCTGAAGCTGAGAAGGAGGAGTTGGAGGTTGTGTGGATATGGAGCTATAATCTGAGGTGTGGCTGAAGGTGGTTACTGCATCACTGGGTTTAACAGTCGAGGAGGTCTTGTGTGTAATCACAGATGGTTCAACAGTCTCATCCAGTGCTGGGGTGTTGTCCAAGGCCGATGGAAGCATGGGTGCTGCTGAGGCCATATCCTGACCTGGAAGACACTGTGCCAGAGGATCACGGGATAATGGCTGAGAAACTGAGGAAAGAGCTGCTTGATCTCTTGGCGCCACCTGCCCAGGAAACAGAGGCATGTAGTTTTGTACAAAGACAGCATCATCTCTACCACCAGATGTTCGACTGGTTTGAGTGGCCATGGGAGAGGAGATGGGCAAGGGGCCAGGAGCGGAGATGTTGTTGCTTGTGAGCATGGAGGACATTAACTCGGCCTGGAAAAGGATGAAGCAAAGGGAACAAACCGTGAGTCTTTCTCCTCTCAAAAACGAAGCAGTTTAAGCAGCAGGTCATCTATGAAAAGTGCTGTGTCAATAAAGTTTAgtaatattattatgttacaatATTTTTTGTGAAACTATATTAACACAGAAAAATGGAAGAAGATCTGCCAGAAATCCTCacaaaacaccaacaaaaagtCTTGCATCAGGGAAAAACAGTCCTTGAACAAACTTATCATGGTGGTGTGTGTTCGGAGCCGTGCCTTGGGTTGGTGTTTACCTGTGACTGTGAGCGGCTGCTGGGTTGAGGGGTGACAGATGGTGCAGTGGGTAAAACAGAGGTGAAGGCAGACTGACGGAGGCTGTGGAATAAGTCTGGAACAAGAGTCTCTATGTTAGCTAGAGGTTAGTAAAACCACACTACGTTTTGTGTTAAGCTAAGCCGACTGCTTTAGCTGAGTTACAAGAACATGTGCGCTTGATTTCTATAAAGTGTGCACGAttagtgtgtgtgcagcactACTGCAGCTATGGGTGGCGCCTTACTCCTACCCTGCAGTGGATCAAAAGAGTCCATGAAGTCTAGGTTGGGTTGTAAAGGGATGAGTCCTGGTTGGATCATGTCTGCGTTCCCTGCATGTGCTGTGGAAGGGTAAAGAGGCAGAGGTAGGGAGAAGAAGTGCCAGTGACAGTGAACAAAAGACAGCAGTAACAAATCAAATGTTAAATCACTTATTGGTTTAACTTATAAAATAGACAAAAGATTTTCTCACCAATCTCCCTTGGATTAGGCCAGGCTATGGGCTGGTGCGAGGCCAACGTAGAGAACAACGTGTCTGAAAACTCAGACATCAGAACATCCATGTCGAAGAGAGGGTCCATCTCCATAGGGGCAGGTGCTTCATTATACCTACGAGGCAGGCGGCGTACAGCTGTGTCTTCATCCTGATAAAAGCAGACACGGAGCATCTCTGGAGAGACTTCCCCAAACAGCAATAACTGCTCCTCTGGTCCCTTTGAGTGTTAAAAATGCAACCACCAAGCGAGTTAttgacacacacgcatgcagtgTTGAGTACAGCCAACATGGGACGTCACTAATTAACTAATAAAAAACTTTGTCTGCACACTTCATGCACTAATCTTAAAAAATAATTCactgtatctatatatagacatacattTGAGTTACAAGCACAATTAAGTGAAATTAGATAAAATAACTTTGTTTGCATCGTCAAAGATGATATATGACAAAGTATGTAATTATGTGAGGGTGACTTGTTTAGCGTGagttaattacattattaacatCCGATTGATATTAATAGTAATGTTCATCTCGGTTCTAACAGCACTTTGTTGGCTTGAGCATGATGCAGGTTTGTATACCTTAAGCAAGCTTGAGAGGTCATCATCCGTGTGCTTTTGTAACTGTAAGGAGAACGTGAGTGCAACATTAgataaatattaatgttttaagaCCAATCGATCAaacaacacacatgcaaaatACCCAGAATCCCCCTGAAATATTACAGTGCATTTACAAAAACGGAACAATACAataccctttttttaaagtaagttCTCCACTTGTGGTATTCTCTGATGACAATTTCAATTCGTCTTTTCCAGTATATCCCCTCTGTGGCACTGCCCtgcagaagaaagaggaagacgatgcataacaaacacacaacacaaaggaaacataaaAGTAAGTGCGTGAGAGGCTGGACATAAAATCATACCCATGGAAGGTTTTTGGAGATAAGAAACCAAACAAAGTCTCTACTGCTGTATTATCAAATGTTTCTGTCTTTACCTCTGCAGGACGATGAACGTCCACGTCCATGCTTCCATCCAGGGGAGTTGCAAAGTGACAAACAGGATTCTCCCTTTTCTCCACATCTGGGGGTAGAACAACAACCTTAAAGTCACCCTCAGTTGaattgaaagttttttttctactagtaaattatatttacaatacaataaaaccTAAATTAACACATGTTGCAGCATTCATTTCTTACATTAGACAAAATAATGGTCTTAGCTCAGCTTGTAACTCAAGAAAAGCTTGACccagtttgtgtttatttttgggaCATGAATAAGAGATGCCATCAGTCACTGTCACAAAACTGATTATGGTATGTAAACAAACCAACACTACTGCAGCAAGTTGCAAAGACGGCGGCAATATTTATCTTTAAGTcatggaaaaaagaaacaagttatatattgtaatagtttatgaattaaaaaataaagcctGGCGACATCATAGACCCCGAAAAAGCATATGTGCTGAAATGTAGATGAATCAATAAAAGAAATCTGATTTATGAATGTCTTCCTATTTCTGATTACATATTCTTGAAACAGATCCTGATGTCTCCACACTTGCTCTAGCTTGATTAAAGAAGTGTTCAAATTCAAGTCACTTAAATACTATAACAATAGCGTCTACACTCATGGATACCAAATGATAGAGGAACTCTTACACTGCATATACCAGGCCCTCCATATGGCGTTGTTGAGGCGGATCTTGTCTCTCCAAAGCAGTTTTAGACCTCGGAAGTTCTTCCATTTGGGAGATACCAAATTACCACtgaaaaaacaagaacatttgcAGTGAAATAATCTTGCAAGGAAGTCtatgaaacaaatacaattgcTTAACTTTTACACGTAGAATAATATCTTAATACTTAATAAGGGTGATGCTACACTGAGCCAGTGCACGTTACATGAGTTACATGTCGGACGACCGTTTCAATGATGCACCGACTTAAATGTGGCTCCTAATGCCAATGAGCTCTtcaacaacatgtttattttacaattGACAAAGAAAgttactttttaaaagaaatttgacataataaaaaaattgtaaaaaaaaatgtattactcGTTACAGATTTTTAAACGTACCTCTGCCCTGAGAATCAGAataatttgaaaagaaaaagtttcaGGTCCCCTTGATCAACACTGGCTGTGTACTAAAAAATACTTTGAGAtataaagcaaaacaaacaggcTGGAATCTGACAAGATTACACTCAAGTCAGAAGGATAGTTACAATTGTGATCGGAGACAAGGAATCAAATAAACACCCAGGAGTTACAGTGTGTGCTACAGTGTGTGACAGTTTTCATAacagcacagtgacatcactggaGCTGTGGAGAGTCCATAAACATTAGTGTACACTTTTGTTTAAATTCAAACAGGCAGTAATAAACATCCAAATTGCCCTCAGCTCTCAGATTCAATCTGAAATGTTAAAGACCACGGACCAATCCAGGAAGGTGTAGTGAAGTCATTAACCCAGACCTGCATGTCAACTGCCACGTTGAGACCATTACAAAGTCAGCCTACTTTCAACCAAAAGAATATATGAAGGATAAAAGGATTCATGTCTCAGCAGGATTGGGAAAAACTTCACCGTGCATTTATTTCCGCAGACTTGTCTACCATCTTGGTGTTTTTACAGGTCACCCTAAAATAAATCGGTAAGAGAGCTACCGCCGATTCAGAAAGCTGTTAGATTAAGTCCTCTCTAAGTGGATCACATCTCTTCAGTTTTGAGGTCTGCAAACTGGTTTCCTGTCCGTCAAACAATTGATTTAAAACTGCAGGTCTGCTGCAACTCTCAGTTGTTTTAAATCAAGGCTCAAGACTTTTATTGAATCAAATAATTATGTATTTCTTACACTGCACTGTATCTATTATTCTTGTATTTTATACTCGTTTTGATCTATTTTAGCTGTTTAGCTGTTTTAATTTTCTATTATCTTGGCTCTTTAATGTCTGTTTTCATTGTATTTGATATCCTTTTGTGGTGTTTCTTTTGCACTTTGTTTTGATGCTTTGATTTATGGAAAGGATGGATGCTGAAATGGCTTTGTACAAGAATAAGTTTAACATCTAACTGAGTGTTTTAACACTTCTGCATGATTACAGCAACATGCATCAATCTTTAACAATGTTTGTCAAATGACATGACTTAAGTTTATGTTTAACTTTAACAGGACAGAATATAATGAGGTTCAAGAACATTGTATTTCCAATCTGCTTCGTTTATTCCTATCCAAAACAGTTTCCCTATTTTCTTACTCCCTCCCCTGTCACACTCTGTCCAGCCTTTTACCGTTATGATTTGTGCGCTTACTTATTGTACAAGTACTGTATTAGCCcatgggagaagaaaaaaaacgtttttaacAAGTAGGTAGGCAGTCCAACTTGGTGCAGTGAATAGAGAAGAGCCATTGTTCTTGTTCTGAGTAAAGCCTCtctcatatacatatatgctcTCTGCTTCTTCGTTAGGAATGAATGACAACAGCAGAACAGTAACTGGTAGGGCTTTCCAGGCCTATAGATAGTCCTCTCGGTAAATCCAAGTAGGTGCCATTAGCAAGTCAGAGGGAATCCTCTGAGCAGCTGGCTCTCCACCAGCTACAGTAACACAACAGCTGTAAAAAGAACCATAAGAAATGGGAGCCcagcattttcttttacaacTCACCTCTAAAAggcagggttggtaatcttgaaACTAACAGGAGTAAACCAGATTTTTAATTATTCAACCAGAAACCAAGTCCAGTGCTTTCCAAAGAAATTACAGAGCAGTATTAGCTCTGTTAAATTGATTAATCCTGCAAGAAAGTTTCAAAGTCGGCAAAACAAAGGCTTCCCCCCAAAGCCACGTCCACAAAAAGATCATAACTAATCAACAATAAAGGATATtgttagtactcacagctgtcaagctcgcagcttgtggaagactcTGGAAATGAACAATAAGTGTACGGACAGAATATGTGAAGATAGTCTGTCCAATCATTACATCTGGGACgatgacatgatgactacaGCTGcagaaaaaggtttttttcttttcccaaagCATTGGATTCAATgatcaaattccatgtatgtacACGCATACATGACCAATAAAGTAGATTCTGATTAACATTTCCTGTAGCCTATAAACTTATCAATATATGCTGTCCtggtttttgtctttgtttgcctTTTCATGACACTAGGCTGCATTATGAGTGACATCTTTTAATTGACTCATCACTCCCAGTTTACACAATTATTGACTAAATACTCTTTCATGTTTGTCAGACTACCTTATTATCTGTGGACCCAGCAGATCTAATAATGTGAAGAAGCCTGTAGTGGTGCCTGTCCGTATTTCATTTATCcaaaatgaaatatgaatataGATCTGGGTGACGgaacattttttcttctttggtaCCCCATGTACCCTCAACTGTATCTTGTGACATTTTGAGGAAGTCTAAACCTCTGGTTGGGAACAACTGGACACAACTATCTTATTGTACATGTGTTAAACCAGGctgaatacattaataataacaatctaATAACGTCACCAGTCATAGGAGGAGGGGTATTTTATATGGAGACTTTAGTTTTTCATTATGATCGTAATACACCTGTGTAGTGCAGGACCTTTACTTGTGATGGCGTATTTATACTACGTAGTATTGGTACTACTTGTTGAGTAGACCTTCTTCCCTCACCACAATCACGAGTGGTCAAGCAGGAAGTTACATGAAGAGAAGACTCGTGGCAGCAATTTCCCACGAGTGTGTCCCATGCCTAACTTTTGTATCTGCACATGATTGAAGTCCGCTCAGCTGGGTGAAGCAATGACACAGTGAAAATGAACGTTTCCATGTGAACACAGGGTGGTAACGCGTGGTAATAACATACCTGTACGCAAGAGTCATGCACTCAAATAGTTTGGTCAGTGACGCATCTATGGAGAGATGTGACATCCTCAAATTGCCAAAATGATAGGTCTGACAGGTCTGTTTGTTGACAGTATCGAAGTCATAGCCTTTCTTCGGAGGGTGCTCGATGTGGGGCGATGACACCATGAAGTGTCCGCTGTGGATGATCTGCGACTCGCGCCCGTCTAACCTCTTCAGGCCCAGCAGGTGGGTCTCCGAGTCCGAGTCGTCATCCTGCTCCTGCTTTATGCTCGATGGCGGGCGACGGTACGTGTACCGTGAAGACATCTCTGCAGCAGCCATGTCGCCACCTCACCAGACAAATAGCTAATGTTAGCCAGCAAGCTAGGACAATAAAGCTTTCGCTTTCATCAGGCTCGCCAAGGCTCTCGGTTATCGTTTGTCAACTTCGTGCCGGTGAGTCCGAGTTCTCGGTTTACTCATTGTTAAAGCTGTTGGGAATCAATGGTCCAAGTGAacttgttgttgtcttgttaGATAGCATGTTAGTTGACGTAGCTGAGAGTCGCGGCGACCAGCTGGCGAAAAAACAGCTTGCAGACTCTTTTCTGTCTGGAGCAGGAAGTTCCTGTCTAGGTCGCTTCTGATTGGTCGGAGTCAGAGCCCCACCCACCGGAGAACTCAAAATAAACCCACTGCAAACGTTGCAAATATGTTATGACCAATTTATACAGCTGTTACTGAaaataattattctgcaaatttGATAATAACATGAAtcaatgtattataataatgaatgaatgtgttatttatatatacatatatttaaatatatttatttgatttctgAATGCAACCAAAACAATTATTGAATCACAGAGATCACCACCTCTTGGTAGGCAATTTAAAATGtgcccttcctgtcaaaaagtGCCCACAAATGTACCTTCTCgttttaaatattgatatttagTCATCAAATttggaataaaaacacatacacattccAGCATCTCTGTTAGGGCATGTTATGTAAAGCAATCTTAAAAAGAGAAGTAGAGAGTGTGAGGCTCGTTATCAACTCAGCTTCTCTTTGACTAACAGACAGTGTCCTTGCTTTCATCACTCTGGAGGGGAAGATCTGCCTCATTGCTCAGCTGAGGACGGGAAGCCCAAGATGTGACCTGTAAATGTCTTCATGGATATCTCATCTGGGATCGCACACACCAGTGAATATCCTGAATTtccacctggacacacacaaacacacacacacacacacacacacacacatggaatgCTATATTTCAGCTGTTGTGTGAATTCTTAAGCTATGGTTTGTGAGTGAGTTGTCTTTTACATACTGTCAGATTTATAATGGTCATGTTCAGATTGCTCCCccccttgtccttcttcttcttcctcctccacattgaGGCACAAAAGTGTAGTGAAGCAGTCTGccacctcttcctctgtcaTGCGTTCTCCTGTCAAAAGATGTCAAAGAAACGTGAGCATTGCATGTATAAACTGGAACAGAGGATCAATATTTTCTTAATAATGCAACAGCAATACAGttaaaagcagagagagaaatgctCTTCTGATTGAATAACATGCACATACCTCGAGTCTGTAGAAGTTCGAGCAGtgcatgtttatttaaaacatgcTTTCCTGTATTATCACGGTCACCAAGGATGTGAAAAGCTTGAACAAGCTCATTGCTAGAGATGCCCAAAGCCGGTCGATGGTTGACATACAGCTTTATGAACTCCTCCAGGTTGATGTCGGTCACATATTTTCCTGTTTCTGCATACGTGCTGAACTTAACCTCGTTATGCATATCTTCTATCTGGTAAGATATAATAAAGCAATTTTTTATCACAGGTCTGAGGTATACAACCGCTTTTTTTATAATGATTTTACTGTCAGATAAATTTACATTCACTGTTGAAAATGTTGCTTTAGTGACACACATTGTACCTCTTGCTCCGTAGGGAAGTAGGCCAGAGCTCTCATTAGAAAGGGAACCTCTGACAGCGGGATTTTGGTAGACAATTGTAGTTTCTCCATTGAGTCAGTGACTAGATGACGAATTTGGCAGTAATAGAAAAAGTCCTCCATCTCCTAAAGACATAAAAGCTCAGAAAACTGAGAATCTGTGAAAGTTGAAAACTCCTAACTGAAGGAGGAATGCAAGTAAAAGCTGGCTTCTTCTTATTGAGGCCTAAATATATGTGTGAGTATGAGCAATGCTGCCCAAAAGCAAGTAGATCAAATATGTATGTTgaatgttacattttttaacaaaagaaTCTACTGTCCAAAATAATCACCCTCCCACCTTTTTACAGTTCTCTATAGTGTTTTACAATTAAGGTCATACTGGTTTATTGGTTTATTACTGGTTTAATTAAGGTCATTCTGGTAAACAGTAAACACTCCAACAAAAAATAgcccaacaaaaataaaataaaagctgaaTCAATCACCTTCACCATCATACAACATATGAATATTTAACAATACATCttcaaatgctaaataaaaCTCACTGTTTAGAGAAAGTCTGTTCCACCAGCGCACTGAAATACTAACATATACGTTGTGAAAAATGACCTAACTTCTTAAAGCCTGTATGGCACAACCTATTAGAGAATAGGACACATGCTTCTACTTTCAAGTTAATGGAATAATCTATGCTGTTCACATAACACTCAGTAGTCGTGGGAAATGAGAACAACTTTTCACTGACCCTGTAGAATGCTCCACCTCGGCC from Cyclopterus lumpus isolate fCycLum1 chromosome 9, fCycLum1.pri, whole genome shotgun sequence includes these protein-coding regions:
- the mlxip gene encoding MLX-interacting protein isoform X2; translation: MAAAEMSSRYTYRRPPSSIKQEQDDDSDSETHLLGLKRLDGRESQIIHSGHFMVSSPHIEHPPKKGYDFDTVNKQTCQTYHFGNLRMSHLSIDASLTKLFECMTLAYSGNLVSPKWKNFRGLKLLWRDKIRLNNAIWRAWYMQYVEKRENPVCHFATPLDGSMDVDVHRPAEGSATEGIYWKRRIEIVIREYHKWRTYFKKRLQKHTDDDLSSLLKGPEEQLLLFGEVSPEMLRVCFYQDEDTAVRRLPRRYNEAPAPMEMDPLFDMDVLMSEFSDTLFSTLASHQPIAWPNPREIAHAGNADMIQPGLIPLQPNLDFMDSFDPLQDLFHSLRQSAFTSVLPTAPSVTPQPSSRSQSQAELMSSMLTSNNISAPGPLPISSPMATQTSRTSGGRDDAVFVQNYMPLFPGQVAPRDQAALSSVSQPLSRDPLAQCLPGQDMASAAPMLPSALDNTPALDETVEPSVITHKTSSTVKPSDAVTTFSHTSDYSSISTQPPTPPSQLQPLAPLTATSVHHPQTFALPRPFQSSSANKIRPVQRIAPANTLASSHLILTAPFPGHANAVIITPSPLKADVVRTTGVIITPSQLGGTPGFHVLSQTQKSPQPIVPKERSSSCKSQKASSSVGHSQPGSAEGSPHGLDQVPSPQSLIISSSTIPLVKNEQNQSRRTTCTSSEQKRRSNINIGFKTLCNLVPTLKSQSNKTMDHIWKLQQERQQMLEEVKRLREEIEEINSSISLCQEQLPATGVPIRQNRFERMQERFNEYVKNRTFQNWKFWIFSIIIKPLFESFNGMVLTTSRAELCQTTMQWLDRHCSLPALRPMVLSTLRQLSTTTSILSDPSLLSEEAIQAVTHTDGWSCSQR